Sequence from the Coturnix japonica isolate 7356 chromosome 19, Coturnix japonica 2.1, whole genome shotgun sequence genome:
CAAAAGTAAAAGCCTAGAAGATGGGGAGGTTCTTCTTCCTCATTCCTTAATGCACCTGGCTCATTGGAGGGACTAATTTTcaataataattaaattgaATGTTCACTTAGATTGATTTATCATCCTCTGCTGGCCAGTCTCTATAATGTATGTGAATGTTAGCCAAGGacttcttgaaaacaaagaatttgaTATGACTTCAGACTTGGTTTGTCTCACCCAGCTGCCATCAAGACTAAAGAACCCCCTGCGCATATTCTTCTCTAGATAAATGGCTTAAATGCCGCCATCAGGTTACAGCTTTGGGATGCTGTCAGCATTCAGGGTCACAGctgtcaaaaagaaaaccaacagaatGAGGAAAGAACTTTTAATAACCTAAGTGGAACTCAAAATGTGAACTGGGCCTGAAGGcatctccccctcctccctgaGGTTGAGCccatttcctttccccccctcaCCCCTCAAAGACAGTTTATATGGGAATGTACCAGAGCAGAagacttttgtgtgtgtgtttttttttacacatttgATAGTTTACTGTACACACTGCTAACTGATGTTAACACCTCATTCTGCTAACATTCAAAAGACCGTacataaaaaacagcaaaggagAAGGGCAGCATCAGTTCTTGGAAGCCCTGCACTGCCTCACtcactggaagaggctgctgtTGCGTAAAACTTCACGGGCAGACCCAAAAGTCAGTACTTCTTTATGAAACtttgtgagctgctgctttatttttctcatggcAGAAGTCGATTCCTTTTTCTTGTACACCACATTTTTCAAAAGTTTATCTGACAAGTAGTGCAGCCAGAGGACGTTGCTGTGTGGATGATAGTCAGTCCAGCTGTTGGAGTTCTCCGCTTTCATTTGCCTGTAGATATCAAACTGGTAGTCCCCTGTGCCTTCAAACAGCTCTTCATCAGTGGAAATGTCACAGAAGACAGTTAACCCATCTTTCTCCAGCCTAGACAAGGTATAATCGATGATGTTGACGTGGATCCCTGCTGTGGGGATCGTGCACGTAGTCCCATTCAACACGTAGTTAAGCTCCTTTTTGTCCGTTTTCTTTACCAGCACGTTCCCCCAGTGCAAGTCTCTGTGCTCAAAGTGCAGTTCCTGTTCTGCCACAGCCAGTGAAGCAGTCACCTGGTGCAGAATGCTTTTTGCTGAAGCCACACTAGTCAGTTTCTTTCTCATGTACTCCAAATCGTTTCCTCCAAATTCAAACTCCAGAACCATGAAGAGCTGCTCTTCCCCAAACAGGTCTGGCCGATCATTTTCTGATCCCATTACCTTTTTGTATGTGTCCCAGGCTTTTAGGAGATATTTAGGATAAGCCCCTTGAACACAGTGCACGGAGTACAAGCTGATGAACCCTACAGTCCTATTCGTGGACTCTTCAGACAGAAGACTGAGTTCCTTTGAAATGATTATTTCAGGTAGAATCTCTCCAAAGCTCTTTTGAGCTTCATCGTTCaccttttctgttccttcaatgggaattatttttaaggCCACAGGTCCTCTGTCACTGTCGATCTGGAAAACCTCTCCAAACACCCCTTCTCcaattttcttgcagtttttcGTCTTATCTAAGGGAATGCAATCCTCAAAAGCAATGGGTCCCTCCTGCTGGCATTCCTTAAACACTTTCTCTGCGTCTGTAAGCGTGACCTCCAGGACTGAAGAGGAATTCATGGGAGCCAACAGGGCCACAGAGGAAGCAGACAAGGAGTAGCTCTCAGCCCTACTAGAAGACAGGGTTGCTTGGTGCCCTGAAAGCTGGGAAGTCACAAAGGGGTTACAAAGGATGCTGGCATAGGAACTGTCATATGagaacactttctttttcctgtggaagGACAGAGATGCTCGAAATCTACCCCAGCGGAGGGAGCTATTGAGGGACGAGCAGTCGGTGTCCTCTGTCCCTACTGACATCTGAGCACccttgtttcttcctcttggTCTTAATCGCGGTCTGAGCACAGAGGTGCCCGTCTGCTGCTGCCTCTTATTTTTGCGCCTGATGGGATTGAGCCGCGGTTGCCTCCCCCAGCGGCTGGCACTGAAGCCGCTGATGCAGGCTTTCCTGCAGGTGCTGCCCTCCCCGGGAATCACTTTGGTACTTTTATGTTGGTACTTCGTGGTTCCTTCTCGGCCCGGAGGGGACGCCGCCTTCCGGCCGCTCAGCCACAGCGGCACGTCCCCTCGGTCCAAAACCACCACCGGCATCAGCTGGCGCTCGGCCGCGTCCCCGTGACGGCCCGGGCTCCCCGCTGTGTCATCGCCCGTCACATCCCCGCGGGGCTCTTTCGACAGCCGCGGTTCATCATCGAGGTGAGCGGCGGCTGCGGCTCGACGCACGGACGCCCTGAGAACCCTCCGCGCCGTCGGTGACCGCGGTCCCGGCTCTTTGCTCTCTCCCGGTGTCTCCGCACGGGCCGCTCCCGTTTCCCCGTCCCTCCCGCTCCCCGTGCGCGGCGACGGCGTGATCCGCTCCGGGCCGCCCCGCGATGCTCCCGGCGAGTCTGCGGCGCTGCAGAGCGAGGCGTCGTGAGACGAGAAGAGCTCCCGGCTGCAGCACAGCGCCGGGCCGCGCTCCAGGCTGCCGCTGAGCTCCGGGAGCGGCTCTACCGGGCTGCGGGACGGGCGGGCGGCGCCGCCGGGGGGCGCCCAGTGCggggtgctgcagagcagggggcGGCTGGAGCCGGAGGGCGAACCCTggaggcggcggcgggagcAGCGCGGCAGCGGGGAGGGAGACGGGGAGCTGAGCGCGGCCGGGGGACGGTTCTCCTTCTCCGCCCCGCGCCGGCTCCGCAGGTAccgggggcgggcggggcgcTCACCCAACGGCTTCAAGCGGCGTAACTTCGGCGGAGAGAAATCGGGATCGTCCGAATGGGCGGAGGGGGCGCTGGACAGATTGTTGGCGGAGAGAGCGCTGGAGGCGGCCGAGGAGGAGCTGAAGAGCTGCCTGCGGTCCTGAGGGGGAGAGATCCAGCGCTCGGGCTGCGGCAGCGCGCGGAGGTACCCGCCGCGCCGAGAGTACGTGCGCAGCATCCGCGGCATCGCGGCCGGGCCGcagtaggcctcagtaggccgcAGTAGGCCTcagttaggcctcagtaggcctcagtaggcctTACCGGGCTTTACCGGGCCAGGCCTGAGCGGGGTTCCGCGCTCCCGCCGCCGTTTCAAACAAGATCTCGCGAGATTGCGAGAGGTCGGAGGGCGGATACTGAGCGGTCGCCCCGGGCGGTGCCGCCATGATGCCCCGCCCCGGCGGGCTGTGGGATCGGGGATGGGGGAACCGAGGGACCGCAGAGGTGGGGTCGGCAGGAGCTGCTCGGTGTGCTGCCACGGATGAGACAAGAAAGGCCGTTTTGTGTATACACACGTATAGTGATGTATGAGCATATATATGTTTTGTAGCACAATGAATTGCGTCTGTTTTTGAGAATAAAGTCTCGCAAAAGATCCCAGCCTGTGTAAGAAGAACGCCCTGATGGCTGCAGGCGGCCCTAGTGTCGTGTTGGACCTTCCCATGACGGTGTGTGGCTGCTGCCCTTCACTGCTCACCTCACAGCAGCCGGCCCAGCAGCCCTTCCCGTTTGGTACTGAAGTGGTAGGGAAGCACACCGAGATCTCTGAAGCCTGACCATACTGGGTAAGTCACggcacagaacagctgctgggagctcttTGATGGCTTTCCCTTAGGAGAGGTAATTAATTAtgatattaggaggaagttttccacccagagggtggtgactcactgaacaggttgcccaaggaggctgtgggtgccccatccctgcaggcattcaaggccaggctggatgtggctctgggcagcctgggctgctggttggtgaccctgcacatagcagggggttggaactggatgatcatcgTGGGCCTTTTCACCCCAGGCCACTCTATAACTCCATGAAGTTGTCAGAATCTGTGCTATGAATTAAGTTGCAAGTAAAGTTATCTCTTCTGTCATACAACCTCGTCATACTCCcaatctctcttttttcttctagtttcttctctgaattaAGAATCATTACTTAATCTCTCTTGTCGTCCCTTATGGCTCCCACAGAGGTCAGCCTTTGCAGCGGGTtatgatgttttccttttgagatgttttgttttcccttaaaTGCATCGCAGAGCTCTGTGACTTGTAATTTCCAATGAGTGCCATTCGATCATTTAATTCTTCACGATTGCTGTAGTGGATGCCAAACGCATTTGCAGTAATTGGATGGCACTTAAGGGATTAGTGAAGTCATCCAAACCACAGATGGTTTTTTGTGCTGTTCCCATGGAAATCTTGCCATGTCTGCTTCTAAATTTATTTGTGATCTGAGTTTTGAATAAACCCCCTGTACAAAAGCCTTGTTGATGGTGTGGCCGCGCTGTGTCGCCTCGCCCTGACTTTAATTCACTTCCAGTGGCGCAGTTGTGCCGTCTCCCTGAATGAGAAGATTTGCAAATGACTCATTTGGAGTCATTAAAGTCTGAGCCCAGCCAGGCTTGGAGGgatctgctgctctgcctttgccTCGCTTTCTTGGGGAGAGACAACTGACTGATGTTGAGAACCCAGGAGAGCACGAGTAGATGTTTGTCCTGTAcccactgctgggtgctgatcttccctttctctgctccagCTGTCTCAGCTGTGAGCCCTGGGTGTCTCCACACCACTCCAGGTGGGGAGATGAGCTCCGTGTAAGTCAGATTGTGGCTATTTTTGCTGGAATATGGCCAAGGAATGGGAGGGAGGTCTGAATGTGGAGGGGGATGGACAAGAACTGATGCATCTGAGATAACTTTTTAATTGTATCCTAGGAGGGGAGGACAAGGATAGAGTTTGAAATGCTATTTTAGCCAGCAGTGCTACGAGCTGCTTATGTCTTACATGCCAGGAAGACTAGCAAGCCTTGGGCTGGTTCTCCTTCCCTTGGTGTGGCCAGAAGTTGGTAGGTTCATGTGTTGAACTCTGTGAGTGGTCTGGTAGTTCATGGGGGGTAAGTAAAGTGTAAGTCTGTTCAGCTTATCAGAGAAACACCATAAGTAATCCTTCATTTAGTGCTGGGTGCTGATGGAAGATCAGATAAGAGCAATGAAGTGTTTTACTTGAGAGCCTATTGGGGCAGGTTTGTTTGGAAGCTGGCTGGATTACAACCTCACAAGAGATATTTCCTGGCCCATATAACAGGATAGATGTGCTGGAATGgagttgtgctgctgcaggtagGTTGCTCCTACTCTGctactgctgtgtgcagcatggCTCTGTGTGCCTGCACACATCAGCCTCTTGCTGGTGGTAACAGGGAAGAGCTTAGATCAGCATGTTTTCCCAGTAACTCCTGATAAGATGATTTCCTTTGTGGCTGGGTATGCAGGGGCACATAAGGAGGCTGCATTTTTGTCACTGTTTCATTGGCAGGTAGTAACCTATTTCTTATTTACACTGCAAAGTCAGCTTAAAAGGGAAGCTGAACTGAGCAATTTTCACTGCAGGTGCCAGACGTGTGTCTCGATTCTTGCAATCAAGTTCATCGTTTCCTGAaggcagtttgttttctgtgtgaagGTGTGAGTTCTGTGGTTTGAGAGAACTTCCTTCCTTGACCTGTTGAACTCTtcaccttgtttttctttgatattgTTCTAAGGCTGTTtactgtgagaaagaaaaataaaatgctaatgaAGAGAGCTGACCTGGCCTTTTCCACTGTTCATTTCCTTACTAAAATAGTTTTATCTATTTACACCCTGTACTCTTTGGctcctttctattttcagtaCCTGCTCTGGCACCTCTCTGGATGATGCATTTGCAGCATTTGGAGCACTTCCAGTGCTTTAGAAATGGCTTCATGTTCTATGAGTCAGCTGTCCTGCATGTGGGAGGTGATGTTTGCTGCTGCACTCAGTAGCTCAGTAAAGAGTGGAGCGGGGgtcactgagagcagcagtgtCTGGAGGGCCATCGTTTGGAATTGGAAGGGAACAAGTGCCTAAAATGGGTACTTCCAGCAGCAGATTCCACTTGTGAATCACTGCACTGGCCAAGGTTGTCTGCCATTGCTCACTGTCCTCTGGGTGTGACTTAGAGGTAACATTATACCATGATACTGGGCTGAACAAAAAACATTCCTGCCTTACCATGCCTTAAGGAGACAGGTGTGACCTTGTTATgttctgaatgccttcaggTTAGGGCAGGGATCAGAGGCTAATTTCCTCAGTCCCTGTATTTGGCTCATGGCTGGACTGAGCTCAGCTCCGGGATGGATTAACACCAGGGAGCTACTGACAGGTGGAGAGATGTGCAGTAGGGTCTGAGCAGAAAATAGACGTGCATCTTATGACTACCTGTGAGTAATGAGAATGCAATTACTGTATGCTGTACAAGTAGTTATGTGTAGGTGTAACGTGCCAggaataaagagagagagagagaaagagacagagagagtTTCAGTACAGGACAAAAAACCTTCCCCATGAGAATTTCCAGATGGAGTAAATGGCCCTCATGGGGAAGGAGCAGAACTGCTGGTTTCCATGGGAAATTCAAAGTGTTGGACTGGAGAAGGGAGATATCGTGCAGAAGCAGGACAGCCTGAGTCCCTGGAGAAGGACAAACTGTGTTTTTGCCTTGAAGTGATGGTTAgattttaagttattttcttcctcccatgTGAATTAGACTCTAACTTTTGAACAGTTCACAGACCCTGAGAAACACACCAGTAATTTTGCCTtccaggcaggaaaaaaaaagtaacgGAATGAAAGCTAAAAGATGGTGAGAATGATACCTGCAAAAGgatgccagcagcactgctgtcagcatTAATTTTGCCTACAAGGAGTGATATTCAGGATGCTCTGAGGTTTGCTTGATTCAGAATGAAACTTTGTGttcaaaaacagcatttgcagCAGTGCTTCTGTTTGATGGgtccaaaaaaacccaacagtcCATGAGAACAGATGGGGTTGGTGTTAGATGGTTGTTATGGTCTCTGCCAACCCAACATGTTCCGTTAGCtttacatccttttttttttatgtgtgatCAGATCTCATTGATGCCTTCAGGTCACAATTATAACAGGAAAACCTCTCTGTCAAAACAGTGTTCTTTTTCTAACCTGTGTAAGTCCTTTCTTAGTTTAACTGACCTGGAAAGTAATTGCAAACACTCACAGCAGACCTTTGTCTGTGTCACAGAGTAAAACCAGGCCAGGAGGCAACACAGTGCTTAACTCTTAGCGAGTCTATAGTCTGATCATAGGCTGTGCAGTCACACAGGCAGATAAGGAGGTGGCTCTGGGGGAGAGAAGGATGGACAAAGAGATCTTTCTACAGTGCTATATGGGCTGGCTTGTCTTCACTGATGCTTTGCTATGAACTTGCATGCTTTTATTGTAATAGGAGCAATGCTGGAGGCAACTGTGAGAGAACAGGGTGCGTATCACCAAGACATGGGATATACTTGATATCTGCTCCAGCCTGCAGGACCAGGATGAGCAGATGGTGTTCATGTGGGGCTGTGGCCCATGATAAGACGTGTTGCTCAGCTGTCACCCACTAGATGGTACCTGCAGAAGTGTTTGAACTCAGAGCAGAAGGTCAGGTTCCTTTAGGATGCTCCTGTCTCCCGGTCCCACCACTCATCACTTGGCTGTGGGCTCcaggcagcaatggggcaggTAGGCTGGGCTTGCATTTCTTACTTGGTTGCcttgagcagagctgtgctgtgaaacCCTCGTGCTGTGGAGCTGGAAGCAGggagtgcagcagctgctgggttAAATTGCTCCCCAGCAGATTTCTGTTCCAGTTTTGCAATTGAGGGAGAAAGCTTTAATTCACTTTGTAGTAGGAAACTCTAGGGATGTCTGTAGGATGAGGGACAAAATGAGGTATTCTGAGGATAGAGGGAGGAGAAGCGTGTGCTAAAGCAGCCTTGGTAACGTGGCAGTGCTCTGCATATGCAGCGTGTATCTGTGACCTGCTCTTTGGtcctgtgctcagctgtgcatCACAGGTGTGTAACGAGTGATCTCAAGAGCATTTCTGGTCCTGGCAGAGCCCTGTGGGCTGAGTGTGTGCTCAGGTGTGAGCTAATTACACAGAACGTGCTCCTGCCTGAATGCAGAAGATTCAGTTGCAGTTGTTGCAGTTGATACCTACTGCAACACCTCACATCTCTGCTAAATGTTTTCTAACAGATTCAGCCTATGGACAGTCTCATTCCTGAAAAAACCTGACACTAATCCCCCATTAGTGCACCTGAATGGGATCTTCCTTGCAAAGGACATGCTCTGGTTCACATCTCAGATTGCTGCTGGAGCTTCTCCTGGTGTGGCAGGTCAGGCTGCGCTGCTGGGAGATCCCGTCTTACTTCATTTTCTACCTCAGAGCTCACTCTGTTCTCTCCTTAGCCGGGGAGACAGTGTCCTCCATCCTTGCTTTCAATAATGGTTATTTCATGTTCTTGCAGACACAGGTGACTCTGTTACACCAGGtgtcatctctgtgctgctgggtaGTAAACAGCTCTCATGTCAGCGGGGTTAAATCTGCTCCTCTCCCTTCGGTTCTGCACCAGGTGACATGTCCTGTATCTACTGCACCTGGCTCAGCACTCGCTGTGCATTTGGATGATTGTGAGTGATCTCTTAACCACATCCACGGACAGAATTTAGTTTCTAGTTTAAATCGTTTTCTTTTGGCAGGATGGAATGGCTAAGCAGGCATTTTGACAGGTAAGGGCTCAAGTTCTTGTCACTCATGAGAACGCTTAAGTAATAACAAATTTAAACTGCTGTTTTGCCATCATGCGAAGGCTGAATGCAGGCTTTAATGCTTACCAGTGAGATACTATAGCTCTGCAACACAGCTTCATGCTATAACGTGTTTCACTATAAACATTTGGTGACTGGGGGAGGGAGAATGAAGCACAGGAGCTGATCTGAGGTGGGGACTTCCCCAGAGAATGGCACGTctgcaaagcagtgaaaaaaggATAGGGTGTTATTGCAGCTGCTGGTTTCCagcctgagtgctgctgctggcacgCAGCTGACAGGAGGGAGGAGATCAGCCTTTTGCTCTGAAGGGTTGGTGCGTCAGGTTTCCCTGCAGAGCACGTGCAGATAACCgagctgcaaacactgctgctcCGGCCTCAGTAAAGGGAGCTGGGAGAATGGGGCAGGTGTCCTGGAAGGGTTTATTCCTATCGCTTTTTGAttataaaacagagaaatacgTCATTGCGAAGAACAAGAAGGTTGGGATTCTCTATCGAGTGGTGCAGCTCTCCATCCTGGCGTACCTGGTGGGGTAAGGATCACCCTCTATTAAACGAAATGCTGTGGTTGCATTTGCTTGCTGTGCAGTGATAGAGATCAATGTGAGATACTTCAGCATGCAGCGATCGCTTGCTTTGGCATATGATTTTAATACAGATAACTGTTTATTTCTAACGCTGGGATTTTGTAATACCTAATAAACTCTTAGCTGATTTTTTCACTGGCTGGAGATTGCTGGATTTATCTCTACCTTCCAGATTAATGTATGATTAAGAATGGATCAAATGCCACCATAGCTCTGTACTGCATTATTTActctgttatttctgtatttggtAGGAAAGGTGCCAAGCCTTAACAATTGACTTGTTAGAGACAATAGCGTGCAGGGCCAAGGTTGCTGAGCCCTGGGACAAACCAAGCTTGTCTGCATGAAATGTTTGAGTCTGGATGAGAGGAAACCAAGCACAAAGTGACAGATCTGCTGgagtgagctgcagcagctgggattGTGGAGGATGCAGCAGCGTGCATGTCAGCTGCCTTGCATTTATGGAGCATGGTTGGCATGGAGATAGGCAGAGCACTTCTCAGAAGAGGTTCTGCTGGAGGCAGTCACTGATATGCACTGAACACGGCCGTACTCCTTGCAGCACGCAGGCTGAGATGTGGGCTCATCCGGCCTGTGTGATGCCTGGGCCATCGCTTCCTGAGTTTCTGAGGCTTTCTAGAATGTGACTGATAAGTTTTTACCCTCTGTCTGAGCTTTGGAGTCCTCTCACTTTTCTTTCGCCTCACACTTTCACCTATTAAATATAGTAGAGTTATTTTTGCATTCCGCATTTATTTATGGAAAGGTGTACAGTTTCAGAGCTTCAGTTAGTGGGACAGCGATGCAGCCTCAGTGGTCTGGTATGTATTAGCTGCTAAAGGAGGAGTTCTATAGATAACATTGCTGAGACCATGTCCTGCATCCAAAAGGGACGGTGCATGAGCAGTGACTGTGAAAGTCCATAGACATCTGCCGAGCTTAGGTGCTGCCTGCAGTACTGTGCCTGCAGTGCCTCCTCTGTGGCTGGGGATGTACAGTTTGTCATGGAAGTGGTTGGCATTAGCCTGGTGCCTGCCTGGCTGTGTACAGCTCCCTGTTCGGAAGCTGTCTGGTCTGCGACCATCAAACTCCTCTGGATTGTTCCTTATGTGTAGCTGCCATTTCCTCACAGattcactgaagaaaacttaAGACTGTGCTTTTGAGCCCTTCTCATGGAGAAAATACAGTGTTCTTGGAGACAAAGGGAAGTGGGACACTTCATAGGAGTGGGGAACGTTATTGCTCAGGTTTGGCACAAGTAGAAGGAGAAGAGCAGTGTGTGTGAATGCTGCTCGGCTCCTGAGATggctgcctttgctttctgcatgccCTAGTGCAGTCCAGGTCTGTGCACTGCAAAGGGGAGCTGTGCCAGCAAATGCAGCCTGTGTCCCTCTCCCAAACTCTTCCTCCAGAGCTGTAGGTAAGTGCAGCCTGTGTCAGTTCATTCTGAATTTAGGAGTACATCAGTAGTAACAGAGGCTTTGGTGTCATTCACATGTTTTGATCTGTCCTTAAAGATTGCTTGGCCTTGTTTAAATCTCTGCCTAGATTATTCCCTGGTTGCACTCACTAAcattgctgcctgctctgctcttcccagGTGGGTGTTTGTTGTCAAGAAGGGCTATCAGGACACGGACAcatccctgcagagctctgtcatCACCAAGCTGAAAGGGGTAGCGTTCACCAACACCTCGGAGCTGGGAGAGAGGCTGTGGGATGTTGCAGACTATGTCATCCCTCCACAGGTGGGAATCATGCTGCTTCTGTTGTGTCTGCCATTCAGGTAGAAGAGCATGTTCCAATGTGGCTGCTGGTGCAAAGGCTACAGTGTTGTATTCAGGTCTTTCCgtggaaaaaaacaggaggTGGGCTACAAGCCAGCAGCGTTGTGCCTCCTCTTTGGTCTTTTGAGCAAATATATAAGGAGCCTGTCTTTCCTACAAAGGACAGTATTTGATAAACTGAgcccttcagcagcagcctggtggATTTCAGTGGGACTGCTCAGCTCAGCCTCCCCGAGTGGGCTGGAGCAGGCAGACGTGCATGGGGCAGCCcagaggagggaggagatggaaataaatgtgttgCAATTTGGGTGATGAGGCTGGATTGAAATGGATCTGGTTAATCTTGCCTTGCTGCTTCCTTGCCTTAGACATAGCAAGATGCAAAGTTGATGCTTTAAGGGAAAGATACCAGCAGATGGGGCTTGGTCCTGTGTTGAAAACTGCTCAGCTGCGCTTGCTAGGGGCTGTTGTGTGCTTTCCTGCTAGCAGCTGGCATGTGTGCATGAAGGGACATGAGAGGGAAATGAGGGTTTTGGGCTGAAGACTGCAAACCGAACAGTTTGTCTGTACGTAAGACTTCaccttccttctgcagctcactCAGATCTGTGGGTTTGTGCTGCATCTCCACCAGTTTTAATGCAAATCCTCACTGTCAGCTGTTGATCTCCAACCAACAcgtgctgtgcagcaggaaggcCGGGCAGCAGGCTCGTGCTGAAGCTGTGTGGGACCGTGGGACCCTTTGCAGGTGGCTGGTTGTGCGTAACCAAAAATGAAATGGTGATGCTGACCAGTATTTTAACTTGTCAGATGTTTCTCCTGTGACTCAAGTACTGGGTTCTTTATCGTGTGTTGGCCCGCTGGGAGTCATTGTAGTGTGGCACACTAGGTAAAGATAGCTAGCTTTGCTTCTGGGCTCCCTAATGTGGATAACTTGTACTGTGGCATCATGAATTCATATGTGGCTGAGCAATCAGGCTACAATATTGAATCCAATATAATGATAGTGATGTCAGACCTTGGGCTCACAGTGAAACATGGGAACTTCCATAGGCTGTGAATGCAGATATGGATATCTCGTGGAGCTTTGTTCTACGAGCTCAGGCTTGTAACAGCGCAGCTGGGGCAGCCAGCCTGACCCTGCCTTAGAAATGTTCTGCAGTGGGATGGAGCCTGTGGTCCCTGGTCAGGCACTGTGTCCCTTACTGAGAAGGATGGTAAGTGCTTGCTGAGCAGACAGGCCaggctcagcagtgctgctcaccaAATTAATGCAgtttctgaagcaaaacacCTAATGCCACAGAGACCCACTAAGCTGTATGTCCTTCCACACAAAAGTTGCCTGATAAGACTTTTCATATATAATATTTCACAAGGTTCAAAGCTGTATAATAGAAGCAACTTAATCTAGTGGATGATAACACCTTAACTAAGACAGCTGCAGCTAGCTTTGCTTTCAGCCCTCACCTGCTTGTTTGTGACTAATGAAATCACTGCTCCTCTCtgtcagagctgtgtgtgagaCTGGCAGTATCCAAattcaagcaaacaaatactgaaacaaacagctctgctgtatCCTACCTTGAAAAGCACCAGAAGAGAGGAGGGAATTGTTACTGTTCTGCAGAGAATTTGCAACAGGTTCTTTAAAATAGGTTTTTCTAACCCTTCTGCCTTGCTTTGTTTATTCTAGGGTGAAAACGTCTTCTTTGTCATGACAAATTTGATTGTGACCCCAAACCAGAGACAAACCACGTGTCCTGAGGTAGGAAGAACTGAATCCTTTGGCTCCCAGACCCCTACAAAACTGGGGGTAAGACCTGGCAGAGGACACAGCAGCGAACATGGGAAGGATAGAAGGCAAACACTTTTTGTCTGTAGTATACATCAGTTAGGAAAACTGCACTGATCACTTAAAACCTGGATGGTTTGTCTCTCTTAACTTCAAGGCACTGATCATGTAGAGTCTTTAACTAAAGGTGCTGGATGTCTGCCTAGCTGGAGATGAGACTTGAACAGTGGTAGGTCAGGGTCAGAAATGGCTGTGGGAAAACAACTTAGAGGTAATTCATTTTGGTTATGAGCAAAGGAGACACTGTTAGAAAGCCTGCTCTGGGAAGGGCTGAACATTCAGGCTTTCACTATCTTCAGGATGTCTAAGAATGCTTAGTGCTTTCCGGAATGTGCCTTACATTTTAACATGTTTAcacttaaatatttgtttaaatatcCTCTCTGGAGTCATGGTTCAAAatgggctggagctggggggggaAGGATGCTGGCATTGCAAGGAGTGTTGCTGGCACATGGCAATGATTAATTTTCCTTAACAGAAACGTGGGGTAATCCAGGCTGTCGGCACAGCTTGATTGTTAAGGACACAGCTGTCCCCTAGTGGCTGCATTAGCTCAGCATGCAGCCAGGAGCAGTGAAATTTTGGGGCTCACAAAACTTGCAACTTAAATCAAAGATACAATAGTTTCTTAAGGTGAAATATG
This genomic interval carries:
- the HASPIN gene encoding serine/threonine-protein kinase haspin encodes the protein MPRMLRTYSRRGGYLRALPQPERWISPPQDRRQLFSSSSAASSALSANNLSSAPSAHSDDPDFSPPKLRRLKPLGERPARPRYLRSRRGAEKENRPPAALSSPSPSPLPRCSRRRLQGSPSGSSRPLLCSTPHWAPPGGAARPSRSPVEPLPELSGSLERGPALCCSRELFSSHDASLCSAADSPGASRGGPERITPSPRTGSGRDGETGAARAETPGESKEPGPRSPTARRVLRASVRRAAAAAHLDDEPRLSKEPRGDVTGDDTAGSPGRHGDAAERQLMPVVVLDRGDVPLWLSGRKAASPPGREGTTKYQHKSTKVIPGEGSTCRKACISGFSASRWGRQPRLNPIRRKNKRQQQTGTSVLRPRLRPRGRNKGAQMSVGTEDTDCSSLNSSLRWGRFRASLSFHRKKKVFSYDSSYASILCNPFVTSQLSGHQATLSSSRAESYSLSASSVALLAPMNSSSVLEVTLTDAEKVFKECQQEGPIAFEDCIPLDKTKNCKKIGEGVFGEVFQIDSDRGPVALKIIPIEGTEKVNDEAQKSFGEILPEIIISKELSLLSEESTNRTVGFISLYSVHCVQGAYPKYLLKAWDTYKKVMGSENDRPDLFGEEQLFMVLEFEFGGNDLEYMRKKLTSVASAKSILHQVTASLAVAEQELHFEHRDLHWGNVLVKKTDKKELNYVLNGTTCTIPTAGIHVNIIDYTLSRLEKDGLTVFCDISTDEELFEGTGDYQFDIYRQMKAENSNSWTDYHPHSNVLWLHYLSDKLLKNVVYKKKESTSAMRKIKQQLTKFHKEVLTFGSAREVLRNSSLFQ